ATCCAATACATAATGATGTCCTTCCGGCAGCTGATAGCCTGTTCTTTCCTCATACTGCTGGGGTGTCTCCTGTAACGGTGCTTCCGGCTGATTGGCTTCTATTTTTATACTGCCGTCTTCGTTAAATGTTACATAGCCATTTGCATCCAATACATAATGATGTCCTTCCGGCAGCTGATAGCCTGTTCTCTGCTCGTACTGCTCAGGTGTTTCCTGTAACGGCGCTTCCGGCTGTTCAGGCTCTTGTGGTGTTTCCGGCTGCTGAGGTGTCTCCGGTTCTTCCACGACCTGATTGCCATCCGCCTGAGTCTGTATATCTGCTGCAAAAACATTTGCCGGTGCTGCTAAGCTAAGCGCCATAGTAAGCGCAAGTATTTTCTTTATTTCCTTATATTTCAATTTCTTCTCCTCCGGTATCACTGTATCCATTTCTAAGGTTGAATACCATTCTAGTAAAAATGTTTCGTCTTCTTTTTAGTTTATCACGAGTACCTTATCAAATCAACAATAAATTATAGAATTTAAAGTATTTTTTATGCACTTTACCCTACTTTTGTATGATATTTTTCATTTTTTATACAATTATCCTAATCACTATTTTTTGCCCACATATGCAACCTCTTTTCCTAAGAAAAAAAGTGCTAACAGATTAGGAACTGCCATCATTCCGTTTAAGGCATCGGACAATTCCCAAATCATAGTCGGAGCAATCATACATCCCGGCAGTGTAATCAAAATATAGCAAAAACGATATACCTTTACACCCTTTTCTCCTGCCAGATAATCTGCTGTCTGTGCACCAAAATAAAACCAGCCAATCATTGTGGCAAAAGCAAACAATGCGGTTGCCCCTGCCAAAAACTCCTTTCCCCAAGGAATAACAGATGCAAACGCCATTCCCGTAAGCGTTGTTCCATCTATCTCTCCAGCCTGCCAATATGGCACTTGACTCACCAATATTACAAGAGCTGTAATCGTACAGACCAGAACTGTATCAATAAATACTTCTAAAATCCCCCACATTCCTTGAACTTTCGGGTCCTCCACATCAGACTGGGCATGAGCCATAACAGAAGACCCAAGCCCCGCCTCATTAGAAAAAATCCCCCTTGCAATTCCCATACGCACCGCCTGTTTCATACTGTATCCTGCCACCCCTCCCACTGCTGCCGAAGAGCGAAAGGCTTCTTGGAAAATCAAAGCAAATGCTCCTGCAATTCTGTCTCTGTAAAAGAATAGAACAAGCATAGCGCCTGCCAAATAAATGGCAGCCATAACAGGTACAAGCCTTTCCGTAAAGATTGCAATTCGCTTCATTCCTCCTGTTAAAACCACTGCCACTACAATCATGCAAAGACTTCCTGACAGAAATGCAGGTACATGAAAAGCCTTTTCAAGCCCCACTGCCATAGAATTTCCCTGCACCATATTCCCCATGCCAAAGGATGCGCCTAAACAGCAGACAGCAAAAGCAACAGCCAAAGGCTTACACCCAAGTCCCCTTTCCATATAAACCATGGCGCCGCCCTTCCACTGTCCTTTCTCATCTTTATAACGATATTTTATTCCCAAAAAATTTTCCGCATAGGTTGTCATCATTCCGAAAAAGGCAGATACCCACATCCAGAAGATAGCTCCCGGTCCTCCAAACATCAATGCAGTGGCAACGCCGGTTATATTCCCTGTGCCCAAAGTAGCTGCCAGCGCTGTGCAAAAAGATTGAAATTGCGTTACAGAAGCAGTTTCTTTCGCATTTTTTGTTTTCTTTCCTTTTTTTAATGCACCAATGGTATTTGCTGTCCATATATGTATTTTTGTAATCTGAAAAAATCCTGACCGTATGGTAAACCAGATACCTGCTCCCAGAAAAAATACCAGCATTCCCCGTCCCCATACAAATTCCTGAAGAGAATGAATAAAATTTGCCATTGCACATTCCTTTTCCTTGCTCCATAAAACCTATGCAAAAAATCATTCTCCTATGAAATGAAAAAAGACCATTACATGAAGTATCTATTAAGGATATGTATACATATTCCAAACTTCTACTTCATGTAACAGCCTTTGCTGTAAGAGTTAATCTTATTCGAAAGCTT
The DNA window shown above is from Blautia hansenii DSM 20583 and carries:
- a CDS encoding alanine/glycine:cation symporter family protein; amino-acid sequence: MANFIHSLQEFVWGRGMLVFFLGAGIWFTIRSGFFQITKIHIWTANTIGALKKGKKTKNAKETASVTQFQSFCTALAATLGTGNITGVATALMFGGPGAIFWMWVSAFFGMMTTYAENFLGIKYRYKDEKGQWKGGAMVYMERGLGCKPLAVAFAVCCLGASFGMGNMVQGNSMAVGLEKAFHVPAFLSGSLCMIVVAVVLTGGMKRIAIFTERLVPVMAAIYLAGAMLVLFFYRDRIAGAFALIFQEAFRSSAAVGGVAGYSMKQAVRMGIARGIFSNEAGLGSSVMAHAQSDVEDPKVQGMWGILEVFIDTVLVCTITALVILVSQVPYWQAGEIDGTTLTGMAFASVIPWGKEFLAGATALFAFATMIGWFYFGAQTADYLAGEKGVKVYRFCYILITLPGCMIAPTMIWELSDALNGMMAVPNLLALFFLGKEVAYVGKK